AACAAAATCATAAACTAAATCTTTCCTTGCTTCAGTACTTCTGGCCCAATGTCAGGTCAATGACTATATATGTCTGAACTAAACAATGACTGCTCTATGGAAATtccacaattcgtttaaaattatagagtctACAGTTTGAATATAATAGTTCTGAGAGATTGTCAAATCACagtacatttttatttttcaatttttgaaactttttttttttattttttctcatcGCTAGGTATGAATTGCATACTCTAGATAATTGTGGAGCCCCCAAATCCGCTTAGAGCTAGCTAACTAGCTAATATATGCTGAAGCAAATTTGTCACACATGGTTTTTGTCTAGCTAGAATACCAACAACATGCATGAGACATAGAACATTTATTGTTTCTCGtatcactaaaaaaaaaaaaaaaaaaaactgtggcTGCATTCTCTACAAATTAAAACCCATAATTTGTAACAAATTAATTTCATTGAAATTTAACAAAATGGACAACATATACCCAACACCAATCGCACCATAATATACCCCACCCCAATAGACATAACAAATCTCCCTCTTTAATTCCTATACCAATATACCCGccccaccccaaaaaaaaaaagacagttTCTCCATGGTATGATCCCATTGACTCCATTAAACTCCAGTTCTAGCTGATTACTAACAAGTACATAAGAAGCAAATTAAGGAAATATTatgcatatataaatacataccgATTGAGTAACAACTAAGAAAGTTGCACCGAATGTCCCTCCCCTTGGTGGTAGCTCTTCAACTTTGACTGGATGTAATGATAATATAATGATGAGATGAAGAGGATCCGAGGTTCCTCTCAGCGcaatttttgggtaatttctcAACCTTTTGAGATAAAACTTAAGGCTGATTTCATTTTTGCAGCTGACATGATCGCTCCGATCCAAAGCTCCCCTCCCATCTTAACTTGCTTCAATATATATAAAACCCATAATTAAATAGACTCCACTGCAAAAACAAACCTAAGCAGCTCATGAAATAGATCCGaggaaaagaaattaagaaagaaaaaaaagagggagaTATACGAGATTTGGGTTTTGTTAGATCAGAGAAGTCACTGAAGAACCAATATTATTTGATGGATCATGCCAACCACCAACAGTACTTGTGGAATTCCAGTAAATTGAAGGATCAGACAAACCAATCTCCTCCATCTGATTCTGACATTGTGTCCCCCAATCACCTATCCTGTTTTGTCCCTCTTCAATTTTCACAACTTCTTTCACATGATCACCACTACTACTTGCCATCTGAAATTGTTCAAAGGGTGTCAAGCCTTGAAAATAATTGTTCTTATTTTGTTGGGAAAGACCAGCTGAGGCAAGCAAAGAAGCAATGGTTGATGAAGTTTTTGTGGACCCAAACATGGAAGAATAACTAGAAAGAAGAGAATTTGAAGCCAACCCATCTTGGATTTGCTTATTAGGATTAAACCCATTTGAGGAAAACCCTAATCCAAGTCCATTCAACTGATTAGGCAGTAGATCATACCCAgaactactactactactaaaCCTAGGAAATGAAAAATTCATCTCAGATGGGTTACTGGGTAGACCATAAAACAAAGGATTAACATGACTTAAACCTGAAGAAACATCGATCTGCGATGGCGACTGATTAGGTtgattagggttagggttttgaagaACTGATGGTGAAGAATCAAGTACTCCGTCAATAGTACTATTTGCACCTCCATTTGCAGGTCTCTTGACACGCTTGTTCTTCCTGCACCCACCACCCACTGGAACATTCCTTAGCGTTCCTCCTCTTGTCCAGTACCTCTTACAAGCCTTACAAAAGTGTCTTGGCTGAGACAAACTGTAGTTGTTGTAATAACAGAACTTTGTGTTTGACGAATCACAGCGTGGACACCTGAGAGGCTGCTGTGGCGGCTGTTGTTGTTGTATTGATTGATCTTGTCCTTCTGGTTTCTCCATATTAAGCcttcttgttgttgatgatgatgccatcaaattcttttcatcaaataaagagaaagaaaaaagaagaaaagtttaAGGTTTGGATGTTTTAGGGTAAAATAACAACACAATATAGATATTCTCATTCCAAAAGGAAAGCAACAAAAATGGGGTCATGTTTTTTAGTCTAataattaagagagagagagagagtgagacctGTGACCATTCGTTGGTAGTTGATGAAGAGATGACCAGAGTCTTCTCACAGCCACCCAACATTTTCTCTCCTCACACTATAGAATCGTTTGAAACAAAGAGATATAGACAAAGAACAGGGTGCAGACATGAAATGAGAGTCTTCTTCTAGATTTTAATTACAAGCTATTAGAGAAGAttagattaattaatttttttagattttgatttttatggACAAAATTTCACGTGACGTGGTGTGTCATATGTGAATTAGATAACTTTAACGGGGTTGGATTTTAAaaaatgagaaggaaaaaaaaaaggaagacaaaatattcaaaacccAAGAAGAGAACAGGGAGATAAAGTAAAAGCATTTAACAGATGAATCTTTGGGAGGTTCGAGAAAGTAACAACAGACTCTTATTTTTTTCACAAACATATACATTACGCATCACCTCGTAAATATTCCTCAAGCATCAGATGGAGAGTTAGAGGTAATCCCAATGAAATCACACCATCAAATCCCACTTAAGGGTACATACAATAAAAGTTACTATAGACAATACGTTTATGAGTATAGTGTTCACACAATTTTTTGAATATGATGAAAAGACTGAACACGTGTGATTAAAATTATAGGGACTTCTATTATAAAGGCCTTCATCCACTTTAATAACTCTTCGTTATGTTTTCTTATATTTCATGGATAGACATAAACAtcaaaatgaaatatatattgatCAATATTAACAAAGATTAATAATTCATTCGAGTGATCAGGGTGATCGAGTTGACTAAAATATGTGAAGTGGACTAATCTCACTAACACCATAATATGTTCTTGTGACTTAATCCAATTTCACTATTGCATGGTTGGTGACTTAAGAATTATGAAAGACTTACCAAGAGTTATAGACATTGATAATTAATGGGAATGTTTAGGTAGTGATGAGTagtactaattaattaaattattatcattGAACTTGAATTCCAAGAGGAAGAGATCAAGAGGACTCCATGTGGGAAGAGAGTCTTAAAGTTACAATCTAGGACTCAAAAGacagatgatatatatataagaagacCACGCTTAGCTAGATAGTTAGCTTTATTCGCCAGGTCTCTCCTGCCTGCTTATGTTGTTGATCTTGTTGGATTTgcagttaaaaaaaatacataaaaacaataaaaaagaaaccgTTAATATTGTTGTCAGAAGATGGAATGGAATAGCATGTGATGGGAGCAGCTAagcaaaaaaaggaagagagtaaaaaagcaagaaagcatacatatatatatatagttttgggGACAAATGGATTTTGTAGTCTTTCAAGggatcttcttctccttccaaaCACCCACTTCATCATTCTCTTTGGCAGTAATATTAATTACTTTGATATTCACTAGACCACGTTGTGTTATTTTATATGAATAAATAATGACAATTGTGAGAGATCAACCTAGCTAATTAAGAGTTTAAGATTATCAATGGAGAATTGATTTAAGTATTTTAGCAAGATATATGTACTCTATGCAAAGACTTGTGCCGCAATCCACATGTTTTCTAACCCCACTATCACACTCAATATACAATCCATGTACAATCACAATGTATCATAacctaattaatttattattcgtCCATTTTGTCAATCATTTATATTATTTGTGACTTAATTAAATTGTTCCAAAATCGTGCTAACAAATCCTTTTCATACTAGTTAAAACAGCAGAAGTGTAATCAAAAAatggtgcatatatatatatatacgatgTAATTTTAAAAGTTCAAACTCGTAATATGACTTGTATGATATATCACCCcacaaaatttcaatttttatgaaTGTGGTTAATTAGTTCCTTCTCTTATTCATTGATTTGTTCAAAATATATATCGACATGGCTGCTTTATGGAAatattctctctgttttttttttgataaagaaatATTCTCTCTGTTGCATATGCGATAATCATGTATGCATCCATGCATGCATGCCTATCTGTATTTATCATACAAgaaaagctatatatatatatgactatgTAAAACTTCAAATTTTACCTAAATTTTATACAAAACAGGACATCATATAATACATTTGCTTATAATCAAGTCTTACACTATATGGATTTGAGAGAAAAAATTAAGCAGGGGGTCAtaatgtcatatatatatatattacagtaAATGTAGATAGGTAGATACACTCTTATACATGAGGGTGGTAGCGCTAGTCAATTCTTTTGGGGGTTGAGGGTGGGTCCAACGCACTCACACTCAAGTCACTCACCACCGGACAAAAAGACTGCAAATTGGCAAAACATGAAGAGAAACCCCACACGCATGTTAAAGTGATTGAGATCTGTATCCACTGATGGatggagagagagggagggagggagagataGTAGTAGTGTCGATCGAGGGGGACCAAAGCATAAAATGCAAAGCCAACTGTATCCATCAAAGCcctaatattaatttaattaatgtaCCCAGACAGACAAAGATCTCACTCTCCATTATTTTCTCCACCCTTTATTTTATATCATTCGTTCGTTCATCACTTCATTGTTGAGAAAATATTGTTAGGCTAAACCCATAAAGACGACTTGAGTACTTGACCTTTCGTAAATTAGGTTAGATTAGAGATTCTCATGGTTTAGTGGTGTATGAGATGTTAGGGTGTTCAAAACTTTAAATCACCTATTTTATTGGGGGATATGTTAACTAATCtttgtattatatatgtatagactGTGACGGCCAAGTGAGAATGCAAATGAACTCTTTtgacacacacaaaaaaaaaaagaaggattcTTTTAAAAGCCAAATTACTATTCCATTTCGTGACTTTCTCAATCATATATGTACGTATCTCCTGTACTTACATGTAATCAGTAATCTTATAGGTTACTCTGGGGACGGGTGAGAGGGGTTGTCGTCCAAGACccctcatttttttaaaaaaactatacTATTAATACTATGATAGTGGTTGATAATAAATGTTAAATGAGTTAGCTATTAgtctattgaaagtgattttTGATCGAAAAAGTTGATTACACAAATATAGTTAATGATTTTGCATTTTTAAATGTTACAAGATTCATATTTTTAagtaatatatgatattttaatttttttttcccctcaagaGGACCCATTTTTTAAAGTTCGTTCTGGGCCTCCAAAAGCTTAGGTACGCCACTGGTTAGTACTAAGTAAAGTCTCGATATATGTTAGGCAAAGGCAACCCTCCATAAATATGCATATTAATATGGAAAACCGTAACTAAACAGAACCAAAGTTCCCCCACTCCACATAAAGATTAAAGCTAATCATAGCTTATGTAATTGCATATTTAATACGTGGTAATGAGTGCAATTAGAGCCCCTTAATTTTGACATATATTACGGATCGGGTAATGAGTGCAATTGGATATTATATTGTTATGAGCATGGAAA
This genomic window from Tripterygium wilfordii isolate XIE 37 chromosome 9, ASM1340144v1, whole genome shotgun sequence contains:
- the LOC120004906 gene encoding dof zinc finger protein DOF1.4; this encodes MLGGCEKTLVISSSTTNEWSQNLMASSSTTRRLNMEKPEGQDQSIQQQQPPQQPLRCPRCDSSNTKFCYYNNYSLSQPRHFCKACKRYWTRGGTLRNVPVGGGCRKNKRVKRPANGGANSTIDGVLDSSPSVLQNPNPNQPNQSPSQIDVSSGLSHVNPLFYGLPSNPSEMNFSFPRFSSSSSSGYDLLPNQLNGLGLGFSSNGFNPNKQIQDGLASNSLLSSYSSMFGSTKTSSTIASLLASAGLSQQNKNNYFQGLTPFEQFQMASSSGDHVKEVVKIEEGQNRIGDWGTQCQNQMEEIGLSDPSIYWNSTSTVGGWHDPSNNIGSSVTSLI